The following coding sequences are from one Myxococcales bacterium window:
- a CDS encoding UDP-glucose/GDP-mannose dehydrogenase family protein, with protein MKVCVIGTGYVGLVAGAGFAEMGNDVVCCDIDQSKIDMLKGGKVPIYEPGLEDLVERNVGEQRLSFTTDVPAGVAGAQVIVLAVGTPPGPDGAADLQYIFKAAESAARALTGWAVLVTKSTVPVGTGDRIESLVREIARHPVAVASNPEFLKEGDAVNDFMKPSRVIIGSDDEKAIEALEALYAPFTRSRDRMLIMSRRSAELAKYAANSMLATRISFMNDLATLCDLLGTDIEQVRKGMGSDDRIGPKFLYAGAGFGGSCFPKDLRACISTGRDAGHHLRILEAVVEVNDAQKKRLGEKVLKHFGGHVAGKRIALWGLAFKPGTDDIREAPALELVEQLLHAGAEVVATDPVAIEATRKVLGERIRFEDANYDCAKGADALVLVTEWHQYRRPDFARLKALLKTPVVFDGRNVWSPAELRAQGFTYYGIGRNA; from the coding sequence ATGAAAGTTTGTGTCATCGGAACCGGGTACGTGGGGCTCGTCGCGGGAGCGGGCTTCGCCGAGATGGGCAACGACGTGGTCTGCTGCGACATCGACCAGAGCAAAATCGACATGCTCAAGGGGGGCAAGGTGCCCATCTACGAGCCCGGGCTCGAGGACCTCGTCGAACGCAACGTGGGCGAACAGCGCCTCTCCTTCACCACCGACGTGCCCGCGGGCGTCGCGGGGGCGCAGGTGATCGTGCTGGCCGTGGGCACCCCTCCCGGGCCCGACGGCGCCGCGGATCTGCAGTACATCTTCAAAGCCGCCGAGTCGGCCGCGCGGGCGCTCACGGGCTGGGCGGTGCTGGTGACCAAGTCGACGGTGCCGGTGGGCACAGGCGATCGCATCGAGTCGCTGGTGCGAGAGATCGCCCGGCACCCGGTGGCCGTGGCCTCGAACCCGGAGTTCCTCAAAGAAGGCGACGCCGTCAACGACTTCATGAAGCCAAGCCGCGTGATCATCGGCTCGGATGACGAAAAGGCGATCGAGGCCCTCGAGGCTCTTTACGCGCCCTTCACGCGCTCACGCGACCGCATGCTCATCATGAGCCGGCGCTCGGCCGAGCTTGCCAAGTACGCCGCCAACTCGATGCTGGCCACCCGGATCTCCTTCATGAACGACCTGGCCACCTTGTGTGATCTGCTGGGCACCGACATCGAGCAGGTCCGCAAGGGCATGGGGTCGGACGACCGCATCGGCCCGAAGTTCCTCTACGCCGGCGCCGGCTTCGGCGGCAGCTGCTTCCCGAAGGACCTGCGGGCATGCATCAGCACGGGCCGCGACGCGGGTCACCACCTCCGCATTTTGGAGGCCGTGGTGGAGGTGAACGATGCCCAGAAAAAGCGCCTGGGCGAAAAGGTGCTCAAGCACTTCGGGGGCCACGTTGCGGGCAAACGCATCGCGCTCTGGGGCCTGGCTTTCAAGCCTGGCACCGACGACATCCGCGAAGCCCCGGCGCTCGAGCTGGTCGAGCAGCTGCTGCACGCGGGGGCCGAGGTGGTGGCCACCGATCCCGTGGCCATCGAGGCCACGCGGAAGGTGCTGGGCGAGCGCATCCGCTTCGAAGACGCCAACTACGATTGTGCCAAAGGCGCCGACGCCCTGGTCCTGGTCACCGAATGGCACCAGTACCGCCGCCCGGATTTCGCGCGCCTCAAGGCGCTGCTGAAGACCCCCGTGGTGTTCGACGGCCGCAACGTCTGGAGCCCGGCCGAACTGCGCGCCCAGGGCTTCACCTACTACGGCATCGGGCGCAACGCCTGA
- a CDS encoding ankyrin repeat domain-containing protein has translation MNRPVQVTLVASGAALVALIWFVRSDILNWSACNMPFLSHIILPTVADYDKLDAFGSALFCKNKAGIEGFASALPDTTAVNAEALGTTATHCNRLPPAVATRTIGQLVAKTRDVDALLNGAAPPLAYASTAECARVLMRAGSKLEYSFLGQGQSVLLRAPFFEDRMQVYEEFLKSGADPNFRGPLGSTVIMEAPGADYVKLLIRYGADPNLKDNDGLNALDHAYKEKDQEKADALIAAGAKVGMFVNAEHAQADFAIKNQHAILGAGSVSDSCRVSVRTRSPMFAEGGDTWTMSVGTELDITVRCLDGGVLHAAVVPRQGEVEIYANLFMMNGASSFNFKASKPYDNARLRFFLSQGSVDNLSAAVADGKARVVAERSLTAAEPQ, from the coding sequence ATGAATCGCCCCGTGCAAGTGACTCTTGTGGCATCTGGCGCAGCTTTGGTGGCGCTTATTTGGTTCGTCCGCTCTGACATTCTGAACTGGTCGGCATGCAACATGCCATTTCTCAGCCATATCATTCTTCCGACCGTGGCCGACTACGATAAACTCGATGCCTTCGGGAGTGCACTGTTCTGTAAGAACAAAGCTGGAATCGAAGGCTTTGCTTCTGCCCTGCCAGACACGACAGCTGTCAACGCGGAAGCATTGGGAACCACAGCGACCCATTGCAATAGGCTGCCGCCGGCTGTGGCAACTAGAACGATCGGACAACTTGTCGCGAAGACGCGCGATGTGGACGCGCTCCTCAACGGGGCCGCGCCTCCCCTTGCGTATGCTTCGACCGCCGAATGCGCACGAGTGCTAATGAGAGCAGGCTCAAAGTTGGAGTACAGTTTCCTTGGCCAGGGTCAGTCTGTTCTGCTTAGGGCCCCTTTCTTCGAAGACCGCATGCAAGTTTATGAAGAGTTCTTGAAATCAGGGGCAGATCCAAACTTCAGAGGGCCACTCGGCTCTACAGTCATCATGGAAGCCCCTGGCGCCGACTACGTCAAACTCCTTATCCGGTATGGTGCCGATCCAAATCTAAAAGACAACGATGGTTTGAACGCACTCGATCACGCCTACAAGGAAAAGGACCAGGAGAAGGCGGACGCGCTCATCGCCGCCGGTGCGAAGGTGGGTATGTTCGTAAACGCTGAGCACGCGCAGGCAGACTTCGCCATCAAGAACCAGCATGCGATTCTCGGTGCCGGCAGCGTTTCGGACAGCTGCCGCGTATCGGTGCGGACGCGCTCGCCCATGTTTGCAGAGGGTGGAGACACATGGACCATGAGCGTGGGAACAGAATTGGACATCACCGTGCGATGCCTTGACGGCGGCGTCCTTCACGCAGCTGTTGTCCCGCGCCAGGGCGAGGTCGAGATCTACGCGAACCTTTTCATGATGAACGGTGCCAGCAGCTTTAATTTCAAGGCCAGTAAACCGTACGACAATGCGCGGCTGAGATTCTTCCTTTCCCAGGGATCGGTCGACAACCTGAGCGCGGCTGTTGCAGACGGCAAAGCCCGCGTAGTCGCCGAACGTTCGCTCACGGCTGCCGAGCCTCAGTGA
- a CDS encoding DUF1552 domain-containing protein, with product MWNHTNIDRRSLLQSLGMGGAAYLLPSLRGKTAQAAEKPPQRVVIFYTFHGWYFPECLPVGPDGKPESATETNYKMGATHTPLEPWKSKIIMPNGVDLVGGGSGEAHGKGETVALTGLGKTVGTLPGSISVDQHIAKKLNEPKPTTLLTSLDLRVVSLARGYSNPGTGNQSAASTIAAGKPTPLESDPRKAFMRLFPNGPMNPNNMGTDQLAAYRKQKRSVLDFVHKQFEGAKSKVSKDDWDKLDSHASLVRALELKLDTNAGPIGAGCADLSNTNLSDTAQLGDGAKFRTLCDQQFSVIQAGFACDLSRVAMLSVSFPPGDAFGYKPGDFGIEHEHQFVHSHENHSGKGQSAEVLLKGYRVYAEVFAKLLEKLDAVKESDGTSLLDNTAVLWCGQIAKGLHSLKGGRWLIAGSLGGKLKTGRYLKDTTITKNGDMFSTITDAMGLGTFNGSPVSQLRA from the coding sequence ATGTGGAATCACACGAACATCGATCGTCGAAGCTTGCTGCAATCCCTGGGCATGGGAGGCGCGGCTTATCTTTTGCCTTCCCTGCGCGGCAAAACGGCCCAGGCCGCCGAAAAGCCTCCTCAGCGCGTGGTCATCTTCTACACCTTCCACGGCTGGTACTTCCCCGAGTGTCTTCCGGTGGGTCCCGACGGCAAGCCTGAAAGCGCCACCGAGACCAACTACAAGATGGGGGCCACCCACACGCCGCTCGAGCCCTGGAAGAGCAAGATCATCATGCCGAACGGCGTGGATCTCGTGGGCGGAGGCTCGGGAGAAGCCCACGGCAAAGGCGAGACGGTGGCGCTCACGGGTCTCGGCAAGACGGTCGGCACCCTTCCGGGCAGCATCTCGGTCGACCAGCACATCGCAAAGAAGCTCAACGAACCCAAGCCCACCACCCTGCTGACGTCGCTCGACTTGCGCGTGGTTTCGCTGGCACGGGGCTATTCAAACCCGGGAACCGGAAATCAGTCGGCAGCCTCCACCATCGCCGCCGGAAAGCCGACCCCCCTCGAGTCCGACCCCCGCAAGGCCTTCATGCGCCTCTTCCCGAACGGGCCCATGAACCCAAACAACATGGGGACCGACCAACTCGCCGCCTACCGCAAGCAAAAGCGCAGCGTGCTCGATTTCGTGCACAAGCAGTTCGAGGGCGCCAAATCCAAGGTATCCAAGGACGATTGGGACAAGCTCGATAGCCACGCCAGCCTGGTGCGGGCGCTCGAGCTCAAGCTCGACACGAATGCCGGCCCCATCGGCGCGGGCTGTGCGGACCTCAGCAACACCAACCTCTCCGACACGGCGCAGCTCGGTGACGGCGCGAAGTTCAGGACCTTGTGCGACCAGCAGTTCAGCGTGATTCAAGCCGGCTTTGCCTGTGATCTTTCGCGCGTGGCCATGCTGAGCGTGAGCTTCCCGCCGGGAGACGCGTTCGGGTACAAGCCCGGAGACTTCGGCATCGAACACGAACATCAGTTCGTTCACTCGCACGAAAACCACTCCGGCAAGGGGCAGTCTGCGGAAGTTCTGCTCAAGGGGTACCGCGTCTACGCCGAGGTCTTCGCGAAGCTGCTCGAAAAGCTCGACGCCGTGAAAGAGTCCGATGGCACGTCCCTGCTCGACAACACGGCGGTGCTGTGGTGCGGGCAGATCGCCAAGGGCCTGCACAGCCTCAAGGGGGGCCGCTGGCTCATCGCCGGGAGCTTGGGCGGCAAGCTCAAGACGGGCCGCTACTTGAAGGACACCACGATCACCAAAAACGGCGACATGTTCAGCACGATCACCGACGCGATGGGGCTTGGGACCTTCAACGGCTCCCCCGTCTCTCAGCTGCGCGCGTGA
- a CDS encoding NDP-sugar synthase: MLLAAGRSSRLQALGAAMPKPLVPVCGYPPIAFGLTLCGQAGFANVVVNLHHLGGLIEDAVGDGSAFGVRVRYAYERELLGTGGGLAHARKLFRTEPVLVMNAKVVMDIDLPGLVAAHSGAPDTPVATMALRAVPEGAGFAPVEVDEAGFVVGVRGQRGRRAPVGKVRAMMFTGVHVVSTRLLDRLPPTGASDVIADAYLPALAAGEPVRFVETTGYFEEHSTPARYLAGNLALLRNPELVSNAPGPLVGAELSAIVHGTAQLVPPYRVGAGALIEAGAIVGPEVVVGAGATVLRNARLTRCVVWPGVSVEGQLEDAILTPEQPVYAGA, encoded by the coding sequence ATGCTGCTAGCGGCCGGTCGTTCGAGCCGCCTCCAGGCCTTGGGCGCGGCGATGCCGAAGCCGCTGGTTCCCGTGTGCGGCTACCCCCCGATCGCGTTCGGTCTCACGCTCTGCGGGCAGGCCGGGTTCGCCAACGTGGTGGTGAATCTGCATCACCTGGGAGGCCTCATCGAGGATGCCGTGGGGGACGGCAGCGCGTTTGGGGTTCGGGTGCGCTACGCGTACGAGCGGGAGCTTCTGGGCACGGGGGGCGGCCTGGCACACGCGCGCAAGTTGTTCAGAACGGAGCCCGTGCTGGTCATGAACGCCAAGGTGGTGATGGACATCGACCTGCCCGGGCTCGTGGCGGCCCATAGCGGCGCCCCCGACACGCCGGTGGCCACCATGGCCTTGCGGGCGGTGCCCGAGGGGGCAGGCTTTGCGCCCGTGGAGGTGGACGAGGCGGGATTCGTGGTGGGCGTGCGCGGTCAGCGTGGCCGCCGGGCGCCCGTGGGGAAGGTGCGCGCGATGATGTTCACGGGGGTGCACGTGGTGAGCACGCGGTTGCTCGATCGCCTGCCTCCCACTGGCGCGTCCGACGTGATTGCCGACGCGTATCTGCCAGCGCTCGCCGCGGGAGAGCCCGTGCGCTTCGTGGAGACCACCGGGTACTTCGAGGAGCACTCGACACCCGCGCGCTATCTGGCAGGGAACCTGGCGTTGCTGCGCAATCCCGAGCTGGTCTCGAATGCCCCGGGGCCTCTCGTGGGGGCCGAGCTTTCGGCCATCGTTCATGGAACAGCCCAGCTCGTTCCGCCCTACCGGGTAGGGGCGGGGGCGCTCATCGAGGCGGGGGCCATCGTGGGGCCGGAGGTGGTCGTAGGGGCGGGGGCCACCGTTTTGAGAAACGCCCGGCTCACACGTTGCGTCGTGTGGCCGGGGGTCTCCGTGGAGGGGCAGTTGGAAGACGCTATCCTCACGCCCGAGCAGCCGGTCTACGCGGGCGCCTGA